The Devosia sp. YIM 151766 genome includes a region encoding these proteins:
- the cbiE gene encoding precorrin-6y C5,15-methyltransferase (decarboxylating) subunit CbiE, translating into MSDPWLIVVGIGEDGLDGLSPIARAAIGEAELVFGGTRHLELAAGAIKGEARSWLSPFSAAIAAVLAAKGRKVCVLASGDPFHFGVGASLARHIDPAQMRVISHPSAFSLAAARLGWPLQDVVSLSLHGRPLDLIRPHLHAASRILALTSDEHGPAALAALLTQAGFGRSILTVMEALDGPREQLRSQMAESFSLSDIDPLNICAITVVPLPGARILPLTPGLDDALFEHDGQITKRDIRALTLAALAPRRHELLWDIGAGSGSIGIEWMLADPSLRAIAIEPEPDRAARIARNAQSFGVPDLRIVEGSAPDILHGLEAPHAIFVGGGGSEPGVMDAAIDALRPGGRIVANAVTLEMEQVLLALHATRGGELVRLSVAHAEPLGTMQGWRPAMPITQWRWVKP; encoded by the coding sequence ATGTCTGATCCCTGGCTTATTGTGGTCGGCATCGGTGAAGACGGGCTGGATGGCTTGTCCCCTATTGCCCGCGCCGCCATCGGGGAGGCCGAGCTCGTGTTCGGTGGCACGCGGCATCTCGAGCTCGCCGCCGGAGCCATCAAAGGCGAGGCCCGGTCCTGGCTCTCGCCGTTTTCTGCCGCCATCGCAGCCGTCCTCGCTGCGAAGGGCAGGAAAGTCTGCGTCCTGGCCTCGGGCGACCCCTTCCATTTTGGCGTCGGGGCCAGTCTTGCCCGCCATATCGATCCAGCGCAGATGCGCGTGATTTCGCATCCATCCGCCTTCAGCCTCGCTGCCGCACGCCTGGGCTGGCCCTTGCAGGACGTGGTCAGCCTGTCGCTCCATGGCCGTCCCCTCGACCTCATTCGACCACATCTGCATGCGGCATCGCGCATCCTGGCCCTGACATCCGATGAACACGGCCCCGCCGCCCTGGCCGCGCTCCTCACCCAGGCCGGTTTCGGGCGCTCCATCCTCACGGTGATGGAGGCGCTGGACGGTCCGCGCGAACAGCTACGCTCGCAAATGGCCGAATCCTTTTCGCTCTCCGATATCGACCCGCTCAATATTTGCGCCATCACTGTCGTCCCCCTGCCTGGCGCCCGCATCCTGCCGCTGACGCCGGGGCTCGACGATGCGCTGTTCGAGCATGACGGCCAGATCACCAAGCGCGACATTCGGGCGCTTACCCTCGCCGCTCTCGCGCCGCGCCGCCACGAATTGCTCTGGGATATCGGCGCTGGATCAGGCTCTATCGGCATTGAATGGATGCTGGCCGATCCCAGCCTTCGGGCCATCGCCATCGAGCCCGAGCCAGACCGTGCCGCCCGCATCGCCCGCAATGCCCAAAGCTTCGGCGTCCCTGATCTGCGTATAGTCGAAGGTTCTGCGCCCGATATTTTACATGGCCTTGAAGCGCCTCACGCCATTTTCGTGGGTGGCGGCGGCTCCGAGCCTGGGGTCATGGATGCCGCCATCGATGCCCTCCGGCCTGGCGGTCGCATCGTCGCCAATGCGGTGACGCTGGAAATGGAACAGGTGCTGCTTGCTCTGCACGCGACGAGAGGGGGCGAACTGGTCCGGCTTTCAGTCGCCCATGCCGAGCCCCTCGGCACCATGCAAGGCTGGCGTCCCGCCATGCCGATCACCCAATGGCGCTGGGTAAAACCATGA
- a CDS encoding precorrin-3B C(17)-methyltransferase, protein MTGRLTIIGTGPGNPNQTTPQALQAIAAGEVFFGYGPYLDRLNLRPEQQRIASDNRQEIDRARAALDAAARGGNVCVVSGGDPGVFAMAAAICEAIEAGPETWRRLDLVVLPGVTAMLAVAARAGAPLGHDFCAISLSDNLKPWELIERRLRAVAEAGLVIALYNPISRSRPWQLATAFKLLREILPVTTPVIFGRAIGRPDEHFTVVPLGEADQQAADMATCVIIGSAETRVIERDGMDPLVYSPRAAGP, encoded by the coding sequence ATGACCGGGCGGCTGACAATCATCGGCACCGGGCCCGGCAATCCGAACCAAACCACGCCGCAGGCATTGCAGGCGATCGCCGCGGGTGAGGTGTTTTTCGGTTATGGTCCCTATCTCGACCGGCTCAATCTGCGTCCCGAGCAGCAGCGCATCGCCTCCGACAATCGCCAGGAAATCGACCGCGCCCGCGCCGCGCTCGATGCCGCCGCGCGCGGCGGCAATGTCTGCGTGGTATCGGGCGGCGATCCGGGCGTCTTTGCCATGGCCGCGGCGATTTGCGAAGCCATCGAGGCCGGCCCCGAAACCTGGCGTCGGCTCGACCTCGTCGTGCTGCCGGGCGTCACCGCCATGCTGGCCGTCGCCGCGCGCGCCGGCGCGCCGCTGGGCCACGATTTCTGCGCCATTTCCCTCTCGGACAATCTCAAACCCTGGGAATTGATCGAGCGCCGGCTGCGCGCCGTTGCCGAAGCTGGCCTGGTGATCGCCCTCTACAATCCCATTTCCAGGTCGCGGCCCTGGCAATTGGCCACCGCCTTCAAGCTGCTGCGCGAAATCCTGCCGGTCACCACGCCGGTCATTTTCGGTCGCGCCATTGGTCGCCCCGATGAGCACTTCACCGTTGTTCCGCTGGGCGAAGCCGACCAGCAGGCGGCCGACATGGCCACCTGCGTCATCATCGGCTCGGCGGAAACACGGGTGATCGAGCGGGACGGCATGGATCCGCTGGTCTATTCACCGCGCGCGGCGGGACCATGA